TCCCCTCTTCATGACGGACTACATCGCCTGCGGCAAGGTCGTGCCCGCGCGCATCGCCGACATCGTCGCCGGCATCGCCCGCGCGTGCTCGGACACCGGCACCGCCCTCGTCGGCGGTGAGACGGCCGAGCACCCCGGCCTCCTCGGGCCGGACGACTACGACGTCGCCGGCGCCGCCGTCGGCGCGGTCGAGGCCGACTCGGTGCTCGGATCCGAGCGGGTGCGCGACGGCGACGTCGTGCTGGCCCTCGCCTCCAGCGGCCTGCACAGCAACGGCTTCTCGCTCGTGCGCCACATCCTCAGCGTCGCCGGCATCGGGTTCGGCGACACGTCGGCCGAGCTCGGCGGCGTGGTCGGCGAGGTGCTCCTCGAGCCCACCCGCCTCTACACGACGCCGCTGCTCGACGTGCTCGCGCAGCCGGAGCTCGGCCCGGCCGTCCACTCCATCAGCCACGTCACGGGCGGCGGCATCGCGGCGAACCTCGCGCGCGTGCTGCCCCGCGGGTCCTTCAGCGAGCTCGAGCGCTCCACGTGGTCGCCACCCGCGGTCTTCCGCGCGCTCGCCGGCATCGCGGGCTCCACGCTCGAGAGCGCGGAGGGCACCTGGAACCTCGGCATCGGCATGATCGCCGTGGTGGACGCGGCGGCGGCGGAGCGCATCGCGCGCGCGCTCACCGCCGCCGGCATCCCGACGTGGGAGGCCGGACGCGTCACGATCGGCGACGCCCCCGCGGGTGCCGGCTTCGAGCAGGGCGCCAAGGGCGTCGACGGCGGGGCCGTGCGCCTCACCGGCCGCTACCGCGACTGATCAGCGGCACGCCCGGCGCCTCCGCCTCGCGGCGCGGACGCGTCGAGCCAGCATCGGCGCGCAGGGTGCATGCGCACATGAGCGGACCCGCCTCGCGAGGAGGCGGGTCCGGTCACGGTCCGGCGAGAGCCGGCCGCGGGATCAGGCGCGCTTCTGCTCGTCGCCCGGGACGTAGGCGTCCGGCTCGTCGGCGTACTCGTCCCACTTGGCGGCCTCGGCCGCGTACTGCTCGTCGACCGCCCCGTGGGTGGTCAGCTCGCGCTCCAGCTGCGTGTAGTCCACATTGGGACTGAACGACTTCAGCTCTCGCGCGATCTTGGTGTGCTTAGCTTTTTGACGGCCGCGCCCCATGCGAGACCCCCTCACGACTCAGGCCCCGACGGGCGGTGACAACGCTGGATGCAGCGGACAGGGATTGGAGAAAACCTAGGGGCTACCCTAACATGTGCGCCTCGTCGCCCCGGGCGTGTCCTCCTCGTCCGGAGAGCGCGCACGGGCATCGTACGACCCCGTCCCGTGCTCTCCCTGCGCGCGGGAGTGGGCGCTAGCCTGGTCGTCCCATGACCTCCGAGCCGGCAGAGACCCAGGTCGTGGTCATCGGTGCCGGGCAGGCCGGCCTCTCCGTCGCGTACCACCTGCGGCGGCTCGGCCTCCGCATGGGCACCGACGCCGTCGTCCTCGACCGCGGGCCCACCACGGGCGGCGCCTGGCAGCACCGCTGGGCCGCGCTCCGCCTGGGATCCGCGCACCGCGTGGCCGACCTCCCCGGCATGTCCGAGCTCGGCATCTCGTTCGCGACGGCGGATCGGCGGCTCCCGGCGCGCGACGTCGTCCGCGACCACTACGCCCGCTACGAGCGGCACTTCGACCTGCGGGTCGCCCGCCCGGTGGAGGTGCGGGCGGTCCTCGACGCGGATGTCCCGCCCCCCGCCGTGTCGCGTCGCCGCGCCGCCCACCCCACCGACTCGGCCCGCCCGCTCCTCGTGCGCGCCACGGACGGCGACCGCATCGCCCGGCTCGTCGTCAACGCCACCGGCACCTGGGGCGCGCCGTTCATCCCCTCGTACCCCGGTCTCGCGACCTTCCGCGGGCGGCAGCTGCACACGTCCGGCTACCGGGCGGCGGCCGACCTCCGGGGGCTGCGCGTGCTCGTCGTGGGCGGGGGCACCTCGGCCATCGGCTTCCTCCTCGAGCTGGAGGGCGTGGCCGCGCGCACCACGTGGTCCACACGGCGCCCGGTCGACTTCCTCGAGGCCGGCGAGCTCGACGTCGAGGCCGCGGTGCGCGCCGTCGACCTCCAGGACCAGGCCGCGCGCGCGGGGGAGGCGCTGCCGAGCATCGTCAGCGGGACGGGGGTGCCGCGCACGCGGCGCATCGTCGCGGGGATCCGTCGCGGCGTGCTCGACAGCCGGGGCCCCATCGCGCGCTTCGAGGAGGACGCCGTCGTCTGGGCGGACGGCGGGCGGGACCAGGTCGACGCGGTGATCTGGGCCACCGGCTTCCGCCCCGAGATCCGCCATCTGGCGCCGCTGGGCCTCCGGGAGAAGGAGGGCGGCGTGCGCGTCGAGTCGGGGGTGTCGGCACGGGATCCGCGGGTGTTCCTCGCCGGCTACGGACCGCAGGCGTCGACCATTGGCGCGAACCGTGCGGGTCGACGCGTCGCGCGGCAGGTGGTCGCGGCGCTCGGCTGAGGCTACGGACCGCATCTCGTCGCGCCTCGCCTGACGGAGGCGTCCACGGGGGAGGGGGCGTGGGGGCCTGCGCCATCTGCGGGAACTCGCGGCGGGCCCCCACGTCCATCCGGACCTCACGGGTCGGTCCGGACGTGATCCGGCCGGGGTCGGGTGCGCCGCCATCGGGGCACCGGCCAGCCGGCCGACCTGCACGAGCTCTCGGGGGAAGAGTTCGTGCACCAACGAGTCTATATCCGTGTCCTCCTTTTCGGGGACACGGGCGTACCCGCCGGTGGCATGTCGGAGGGGAGCCGCGCCGCGAGGCACGACTCCCCTCCGAGAGCGGTCGGTCAGCTGCGCGCGTCGTCCTGCACGGCCTGCTTCGCGTCCTGCGCCGACGCCTGGACGTCCTGCGCGGTCGACTGGGCCTCGGATCGCACGGTGCCGGCCGAGTCCGTCGCGGTGTCCTTGACGGCCGCGGCGGCCTGCTGCGCGGGCTCCTTGAGCTCGGACGCGACGTCCTTGGCCGCGTCGGTCGCCTTCTCGACGAGGGGCTGCGCCTTGTCCTTGACGGTCGAGGCGAGCTCCTTCTCCTTGTCGCTCGCCGGGATCAGCGAGGCGATGAGGAGCCCGGCGCCGAACGCCACGAGACCGAGGCCCAGGGGGTTGCCCTGCGCCTTGGCCTTCGCGCCGCCCGCGGTGCCGGAGACGGCGTCGCCCACGCTCGAACGGGCGTCGCCCGCGGAGCCGAGGACGCTGTCCTTCACGTTCGACAGGGCGCCGCGCACCTTGTCCGTCTGGCGCTGGGCGACCTTCGCGGGCGTGACCTTGTCGGCCACCGCGTCCACGTCGATGCTCAGCTCGTTCCGCGTGCGCTCGATCTCCGCACGGATCTGCTCGGGGTTGTCGCTCATCGGTCTGCCTCGTTCCTCTTCATCGCTTCGGGGATCTTCTTGACGCTCTCGGCAGTGCGGGGCGCGCCCTGCACGGTCTTCAGCTGCTTGCGGCCCTGCAGGTACATGACCAGGCCGATGACGGCCCAGATCACGGCCACGACGACCGCGGCCCAGGCCAGGTTGTCGAACCAGTAGCCGAGGGCGTACATGAGGGCGACGGAGAGGAAGAACACGGCCATGATGCCCGCGTACCCGGCGCCACCTAGGAGGCCGGCGCCCTTCCCGGCCTTCTTCGCCGAGTCGCTGATCTCCGCCTTCGCGAGGGCAATCTCCTGGCGCATGAGCGTGGAGACGTCCTTCGTGACGTTCCCGAGGAGGTCGCCGAGGCTGGTGGTCGCGGCCTTCTCCTCGGACGGGGTGCGTCCGTCGGTCATGCGCGCGATCCGTCGGACGTGCCGCCCGCGCCGAAGGTCTCGGTCAGCGGGTCGGTGGTGCGCGTCTGGTCGTAGAGCGGCGTGGACGCCGAGGTGGCGGGCGCGTCGTACGGCCCGACGCCGATGGGCTCGTCGGCGCTGAGCTCGGTCGGCGCGTGGGCGCTCGCGGTCGGGACGGCCGGCGTGACGTAGCCCGTGCCGGTCGTCGCGGTGCCGGTCGTGCCGCTGCCGGTCGTCGAGGCGCCGGTCGACGGGGTCGCCTGCTCGGCTGCCTTCTGGTCGTGCGCGTCGCTCGTCAGCGAGCGGGTGAGGCGGCCGGCGGCGACGCCCGCGACGACGGCGAGGCCGACGAACAGGCCCGGGCGGCGGCGCGCGAAGTCGGTGACGTCCTTCAGGAGCGTGCCCGGGTCGCGGCCCTCGAGGTACGAGGCGGCGCTGCCGCTGCGCTGGGCGGCCTGGGAGACGAGCTCGCTCGCGAGGCCCGTGCTCTCCGACTTGTCGCCCATGTCGCGGAGCTCGTCGCTGAGCGTGCGGAGGCTGCCCGCGGCACGCTCCTGCTGGACGCCGGTCTGCTCGCGGAGCTGGTCGCGGGTCTGGGCGATGAGGTCCTGCGCCTGCGACTTCACCTCGGACGCGACCTTGCCGGCCTCGTCCTTCGTGACGTCGGCGACGTGCTGGGTGCCGGCCTTCGCGTCGCCGGCCACGGACGCCGCCTGCTCCTTCGCGGTGTCCTTCGCGCTGCTGCTGCCGTCGCTGCTGCTCGCGCTGGCGTCGCCGCCGGTCGTGCTGCCGCCGGACGTGCCGGGGTAGGCGGGGACGGGGACGGCGACGTACGCGTCGTGGGTAGCGGATCCGCCGCCCGCGGGCGACGCCGGTGTGAGGTCGTTCGACATGTGGTTCCCTCTCGGTGGTCGAGTTCCCCAGGGCTCGGGCCCTGGGAGTCCACACGCAACTCCGAGAGGAGGGCAGTGCATAGGCCCCCGGCCAAAAAAGGGGCCCCCTAACTATTCGTGCGCAGATGCGCTATGGGCGCTCGCCGACTACGGCGTCCGGCGCCCGCTCGTGTGCTTCACGGGCGTCGTCGGCGGCGGGCCGGATCGGCGCACGGCGGGGCGCACGGGCTCGCCGCGGCGGTCCTGTCCGGGGACCGGACGCGACCGGCGTCCGTAGATGAGCTCCGAGGAGTCGAGCAGCCACGGCACGAGCGCCAGCGTGACGCCGTGCACCAGGAGCAGCTTCTGACGGATCCGCCTGGCCTTGTGGTTGTGCAGCAGCGTCTCCCACCAGTGGCCGACGATGTAGACGGGCGTGTAGACCGTGATGATCTCGCTGCCGTGCTCCACGCGCCGGGACTTCAGGTACTTGATGAGCGGGAAGCTGATGTCGCGGTAGGGGGAGGCGACGATGCGCAACGGCATCTCGATCTCCATCTCGACCCACTGCCGCTCGAGGAGCTTGGTCGCCTCGTCGTCGACGGAGACGTGCACCGCCTCGATGCTGTCGTGGTTCGCCGCGATGGCGTAGTCGAGGGCCTTGAGCACCGGCTTCTGCATCCGGCCGACGAGCACGACCGCGTGGTCGCCGGTGGACCCGAAGACGGTGACGGGGTCGACCTCGATCTCCTTCTCGACGTCGCGGTAGTAGCGGTTGACGCCGAGCATGAGGAGGAACAGCACCGGCATGATCGCGAACACGAGCCACGCGCCGTGGGTGAACTTGGTGATGGTGACCACGATGAGCACGAGCGCCGTGAGCAGCGCGCCGAACGCGTTGATGGCGAGGCCGCGGATCACCTCGCCGCGGTTCGCGCAGCCCTCGCGGAGCATGCGGGTCCAGTGCACGACCATGCCCGTCTGCCCGAGGGTGAACGACACGAAGACGCCGATGATGTACAGCTGGATGAGCTGCGTGAGGTTGGCCTGGTAGACGACGAGGATCAGCGTCGCGCCGAGCGCCAGGAGCAGCATGCCGTTGCTGTAGACGAGGCGGTCGCCGCGCGTGAGCAGCGACTTGGGCGCGTACGCGTCCTTCGCGAGCACGGAGCCGAGCAGCGGGAAGCCGTTGAACGCCGTGTTGGCCGCGAGCAGGAGCACGGCGGCGGTGGTCGCCTGCAGCAGGTAGAACATTACGCTGCCGTTGCCGAACGTGGCCCCGGCGACCTGCGCCATCAGGCTCTTCTGCGGCTCGGTGGCGCAGCCGGCCCAGCCGATGAGGTCGCACGGCTTCTCGCCGTAGTGCACCTGCGCGATGAGCGCGAGGGTGGTGAGGCCGACGAACAGCACGATGGCGGTGCCGCCCATGATCACGAGGGTGGCCTGCGCGTTCTTGACCTTCGGCGTGCGGAACGCGGGCACGCCGTTGGAGATGGCCTCGACGCCCGTGAGGGCGGAGCAGCCGCTGGAGAACGCGCGGAGCAGCAGGAGGATGAAGGCGACCTGCGACAGGGTCGGGGTGTCCACCGTGTACGCGGCCGACTCGGCGACGGGCGGGTCGCCGAGGGCCGTCCGGGTGAGGCCGACCACGATCATCAGGCCGACGCTGGCGATGAAGAGGTACGTGGGGACAGCGAAGGCCTTGCTCGACTCGCGCACGCCGCGGAGGTTGACGGCCGCGAGGAGCGCGACGAAGAAGACCGCGATCTCGACGCGGAAGGGGGCGATCTCGGGGATCGCGCTGATGATGTTGTCGACGCCGGAGGCCACCGACACCGCCACCGTGAGGATGTAGTCAACGAGGAGCGCGGACGCGACGACGAGGCCGGCCTTTTCGCCGAGGTTCTTGTGGGCGACCTCGTAGTCGCCGCCGCCGGACGGGTAGGCCTTGATGAGCTGGCGGTAGCTGAGCACCACGACGACCAGCAGGATCACGACGCAGGCCGCGACCCACGGCGCGAAGCTGAGGAACGCGAGGCCGCCCAGCGTGAGGATGAGGAGCAGCTCCTGCGGGGCGTAGGCGACCGAGCTGAGCGGGTCGCTCGCGAAGATGGGGAGCGCGAGGTGCTTGGGGAGGAGCTGGCCCTCGAGCTTGTCGCTGGCGAGCTTCTCGCCGATGAGCAGCCGTTTGGCGGGGCTGCTCTCGGGAGCCTGGGGGTCCGGAGTCACGAGCGGCCACGATACATGGCGGCGCGCCCGGGCCGCGACGGTGCTGGACGCGGCCCGTGACCCCGCTGGATCCCCGTCGCCACGCGGACTACCCGACGGTCGCGACCGGGCCCGTGGGGAGGCTGCCGGCGGGGTCCTCGGGGGTCGCGAGGCGCGTGCGGCGGCGGGGCGCGCGGACGGGGACGGGCAGGTCGAAGAGGGGGAGCGTGCGCTGGACGACGGGGCCTATCAGCAGCGCGAACGCGAGCGTGCCGATGCCGACGTCCCCGCCGATCGCCCAGCCGATCGCGAGCACGAGCAGCTCGATGCCGACGCGCACGCGCCACACCGGCCAGCCCGTGCGGCGGTGGATGCCGGTCATGAGGCCGTCACGCGGGCCGGGGCCGAAGTGCGCGCCGATGTAGAGGCCCGTCGCGACGCCGAGGAGGACGAGGCCCGCGGCGAAGAGGGGGATGCGGATCCAGAGGCTGTCGACGGCCGGCACCACGGCGAGGGCCACCTGCGCGCTGTAGCCGACGAAGACGACGTTGAGGACGGTGCCCCAGCCGGGGCGCTGCCGGATGGGGATCCAGAGCAGCAGCACGAGCGCGCCGATGATGTTGGTGGCGACGCCGAAGGGGATGCCGGTCCGCAGCCCGAGGCCCTGGCTGAGGACGTCCCAGGGGGAGACACCGATGGTGGCCTGGAGCATCATGCCGATGGCGAAGCCGTAGAGGAAGATGCCGAGGGCGAACTGGACTGAGCGACGGAGCATGGGGGAGATCCAATCGCGTCCGGGGGTTGCGGGACAAGAGGCCAATCGACAGGCTGTGGCCTCATGGCCTTCGCTGGATCCGCCCCCACCGCCGTGCTCGGACCGACCGCCCTCACCGCGCTGCTGGGGGAGTGGGCGCGGCCCGGGGCGCCCGTGTACCAGGCGCTCGCCGACGGGATCCGGCATCTCGTGCTCGACGGACGCGTGCCCGTGGGAGCGCGCCTCCCCGCCGAGCGGGAGCTCGCGACCGCGCTCGGCCTCAGCCGCACCACGGTCGCGGCCGCCTACGCGGCGCTGCGCGGGACCGGCCACCTCGCGAGCCGTCGCGGCTCGGGCAGCGTGACGCGGATCCCCCGGAGCGCGCCGCACGCGGAGGGCGGCGGCCGAGAGGTGGCCGACATGAGCCGCGCCGCCGTGCCCGCGGCGCCCGCGCTCGCCGACGCCGCGACGCGCGCCGTCGCCCGGCTGCCCGCGCACCTCGAGGGGCACGGCTACGACGTCGACGGGCTGCCGGAGCTGCGCGAGGCGATCGCCGCCCGCTACCGCGCGCGCGGCCTGCCGACCGAGGCCGACGACGTCATGGTGACGGTCGGCGCGCAGCACGCGATCGGCCTGCTCGCCTCGGTCCTCGTGCACCGCGGCGACCGCGCGCTCGTCGAGCAGCCGAGCTACCCGCACGCGATCCAGGCGCTGCGCGACTCCGGCGCGCGCCTCGTCGGGGCCGGGGTGGGCGCCGACGGCTGGGACGAGGACGTGCTCGAGCAGACGATCCGCCGCACGCGGCCCGCGCTCGCGTACCTCATGCCCGACTTCCACAACCCCACGGGCCGCACGATGCCCGAGGACCAGCGGGCGCGGATCGTGGTGCTCGCCGAGGCGCACGGGGTGACCCTCATCGCCGACGAGACGACG
This window of the Clavibacter sepedonicus genome carries:
- the purM gene encoding phosphoribosylformylglycinamidine cyclo-ligase, which encodes MTTKSSYAEAGVDTEAGDLAVQLMKEAVSRTHGPEVIGGFGGFAGLFDASALTRFRHPLLATSTDGVGTKVAIAQAIDKHDTIGQDLVGMVVDDIVVVGARPLFMTDYIACGKVVPARIADIVAGIARACSDTGTALVGGETAEHPGLLGPDDYDVAGAAVGAVEADSVLGSERVRDGDVVLALASSGLHSNGFSLVRHILSVAGIGFGDTSAELGGVVGEVLLEPTRLYTTPLLDVLAQPELGPAVHSISHVTGGGIAANLARVLPRGSFSELERSTWSPPAVFRALAGIAGSTLESAEGTWNLGIGMIAVVDAAAAERIARALTAAGIPTWEAGRVTIGDAPAGAGFEQGAKGVDGGAVRLTGRYRD
- a CDS encoding DUF3073 domain-containing protein, with translation MGRGRQKAKHTKIARELKSFSPNVDYTQLERELTTHGAVDEQYAAEAAKWDEYADEPDAYVPGDEQKRA
- a CDS encoding FAD-dependent oxidoreductase, coding for MTSEPAETQVVVIGAGQAGLSVAYHLRRLGLRMGTDAVVLDRGPTTGGAWQHRWAALRLGSAHRVADLPGMSELGISFATADRRLPARDVVRDHYARYERHFDLRVARPVEVRAVLDADVPPPAVSRRRAAHPTDSARPLLVRATDGDRIARLVVNATGTWGAPFIPSYPGLATFRGRQLHTSGYRAAADLRGLRVLVVGGGTSAIGFLLELEGVAARTTWSTRRPVDFLEAGELDVEAAVRAVDLQDQAARAGEALPSIVSGTGVPRTRRIVAGIRRGVLDSRGPIARFEEDAVVWADGGRDQVDAVIWATGFRPEIRHLAPLGLREKEGGVRVESGVSARDPRVFLAGYGPQASTIGANRAGRRVARQVVAALG
- a CDS encoding DUF3618 domain-containing protein, coding for MSDNPEQIRAEIERTRNELSIDVDAVADKVTPAKVAQRQTDKVRGALSNVKDSVLGSAGDARSSVGDAVSGTAGGAKAKAQGNPLGLGLVAFGAGLLIASLIPASDKEKELASTVKDKAQPLVEKATDAAKDVASELKEPAQQAAAAVKDTATDSAGTVRSEAQSTAQDVQASAQDAKQAVQDDARS
- a CDS encoding phage holin family protein, coding for MTDGRTPSEEKAATTSLGDLLGNVTKDVSTLMRQEIALAKAEISDSAKKAGKGAGLLGGAGYAGIMAVFFLSVALMYALGYWFDNLAWAAVVVAVIWAVIGLVMYLQGRKQLKTVQGAPRTAESVKKIPEAMKRNEADR
- a CDS encoding APC family permease gives rise to the protein MTPDPQAPESSPAKRLLIGEKLASDKLEGQLLPKHLALPIFASDPLSSVAYAPQELLLILTLGGLAFLSFAPWVAACVVILLVVVVLSYRQLIKAYPSGGGDYEVAHKNLGEKAGLVVASALLVDYILTVAVSVASGVDNIISAIPEIAPFRVEIAVFFVALLAAVNLRGVRESSKAFAVPTYLFIASVGLMIVVGLTRTALGDPPVAESAAYTVDTPTLSQVAFILLLLRAFSSGCSALTGVEAISNGVPAFRTPKVKNAQATLVIMGGTAIVLFVGLTTLALIAQVHYGEKPCDLIGWAGCATEPQKSLMAQVAGATFGNGSVMFYLLQATTAAVLLLAANTAFNGFPLLGSVLAKDAYAPKSLLTRGDRLVYSNGMLLLALGATLILVVYQANLTQLIQLYIIGVFVSFTLGQTGMVVHWTRMLREGCANRGEVIRGLAINAFGALLTALVLIVVTITKFTHGAWLVFAIMPVLFLLMLGVNRYYRDVEKEIEVDPVTVFGSTGDHAVVLVGRMQKPVLKALDYAIAANHDSIEAVHVSVDDEATKLLERQWVEMEIEMPLRIVASPYRDISFPLIKYLKSRRVEHGSEIITVYTPVYIVGHWWETLLHNHKARRIRQKLLLVHGVTLALVPWLLDSSELIYGRRSRPVPGQDRRGEPVRPAVRRSGPPPTTPVKHTSGRRTP
- the yczE gene encoding membrane protein YczE; this encodes MLRRSVQFALGIFLYGFAIGMMLQATIGVSPWDVLSQGLGLRTGIPFGVATNIIGALVLLLWIPIRQRPGWGTVLNVVFVGYSAQVALAVVPAVDSLWIRIPLFAAGLVLLGVATGLYIGAHFGPGPRDGLMTGIHRRTGWPVWRVRVGIELLVLAIGWAIGGDVGIGTLAFALLIGPVVQRTLPLFDLPVPVRAPRRRTRLATPEDPAGSLPTGPVATVG
- the yczR gene encoding MocR-like transcription factor YczR, which gives rise to MAFAGSAPTAVLGPTALTALLGEWARPGAPVYQALADGIRHLVLDGRVPVGARLPAERELATALGLSRTTVAAAYAALRGTGHLASRRGSGSVTRIPRSAPHAEGGGREVADMSRAAVPAAPALADAATRAVARLPAHLEGHGYDVDGLPELREAIAARYRARGLPTEADDVMVTVGAQHAIGLLASVLVHRGDRALVEQPSYPHAIQALRDSGARLVGAGVGADGWDEDVLEQTIRRTRPALAYLMPDFHNPTGRTMPEDQRARIVVLAEAHGVTLIADETTAELDIDRATAHPPLAVHGSPGAVVLVGSVGKTVWGGLRVGWIRAGRPLLRELARARSARDLGTPVLEQLVVAEVLGGMDGILAVRRTRLRETRDHVEAELARRFPGWEVPHVDGGLAVWVGIGAPVSTELALAARSRGLAITGGSRFGHDGAFERFLRIPITAPPAATDRALDILEDAWRGLSPAPGLDLVDRSVLV